Proteins encoded together in one Styela clava chromosome 12, kaStyClav1.hap1.2, whole genome shotgun sequence window:
- the LOC120329993 gene encoding uncharacterized protein LOC120329993: MKMSVSLMVTTTSLASLAILLDVIALSTTSWLTTSRMMLGITIVTTSGLFQECRMSKCHTLVFSDGRGRAEDLAAASLILPLFILGVGIFFVIGNEFRNVNHGFTGGVLFSTAGLFGLIGVSVYSGLKKQVFVPGHTSSFGYSFVLACGFVVLCLLSSMLAFIGMTRPDTNAVRLRILT, translated from the exons ATGAAAATGAGTGTTTCATTAATGGTAACTACTACGTCACTGGCGTCACTCGCAATTTTACTTGATGTTATTGCTTTATCCACAACAAGCTGGTTAACCACATCCCGAATGATGTTGGGAATAACCATAGTTACCACCAGCGGACTCTTTCAAGAATGCAGGATGTCTAAATGCCATACGTTAG tATTCTCCGACGGAAGAGGGAGAGCAGAAGATCTGGCAGCAGCTTCTCTTATTTTGCCTCTATTTATATTGGgtgttggaattttttttgtaataggAAATGAATTTCGAAATGTTAATCATGGCTTCACCGGTGGCGTACTTTTTTCAACCGCAG GACTTTTTGGATTGATCGGGGTTTCGGTATATAGTGGACTAAAAAAGCAAGTATTCGTTCCGGGACACACATCATCATTTGGATACAGTTTTGTATTGGCATGTGGATTCGTGGTATTGTGCTTGTTAAGTTCAATGCTGGCTTTCATAGGAATGACTAGACCAGACACAAATGCTGTCAGGTTGCGAATACTTACTTGA